In a genomic window of Piliocolobus tephrosceles isolate RC106 chromosome 1, ASM277652v3, whole genome shotgun sequence:
- the HSPB7 gene encoding heat shock protein beta-7 isoform X1, translating to MSHRTSSTFRAERSFHSSSSSSSSSTSSSASRALPAQDPPMEKALSMFSDDFGSFMRPHSEPLAFPAAHPTARPGAPGNIKTLGDAYEFAVDVRDFSPEDIIVTTSNNHIEVRAEKLAADGTVMNTFAHKCQLPEDVDPTSVTSALREDGSLTIRARRHPHTEHVQQTFRTEIKI from the exons ATGAGCCACAGGACCTCTTCCACCTTCCGAGCGGAGAGAAGTTtccattcctcctcctcttcctcgtcCTCTTCCACCTCTTCCTCGGCCTCCCGTGCCCTCCCGGCCCAGGACCCACCCATGGAGAAGGCCCTGAGCATGTTTTCCGATGACTTTGGCAGCTTCATGCGGCCCCACTCGGAGCCCCTGGCCTTCCCAG CAGCCCACCCCACAGCCCGCCCCGGGGCGCCAGGCAACATCAAGACCCTTGGAGATGCCTATGAGTTTGCAGTGGATGTGAGGGACTTCTCGCCTGAAGACATCATTGTCACCACCTCCAACAACCACATCGAGGTGCGAGCCGAGAAG CTGGCGGCTGACGGCACTGTCATGAACACCTTCGCTCACAAGTGCCAGCTGCCGGAGGACGTGGACCCGACATCAGTGACCTCAGCTCTGCGGGAGGACGGCAGCCTCACCATCCGGGCACGGCGTCACCCGCATACAGAACACGTCCAGCAGACCTTCCGGACAGAGATCAAAATCTGA
- the HSPB7 gene encoding heat shock protein beta-7 isoform X4 — protein sequence MSHRTSSTFRAERSFHSSSSSSSSSTSSSASRALPAQDPPMEKALSMFSDDFGSFMRPHSEPLAFPAHPTARPGAPGNIKTLGDAYEFAVDVRDFSPEDIIVTTSNNHIELAADGTVMNTFAHKCQLPEDVDPTSVTSALREDGSLTIRARRHPHTEHVQQTFRTEIKI from the exons ATGAGCCACAGGACCTCTTCCACCTTCCGAGCGGAGAGAAGTTtccattcctcctcctcttcctcgtcCTCTTCCACCTCTTCCTCGGCCTCCCGTGCCCTCCCGGCCCAGGACCCACCCATGGAGAAGGCCCTGAGCATGTTTTCCGATGACTTTGGCAGCTTCATGCGGCCCCACTCGGAGCCCCTGGCCTTCCCAG CCCACCCCACAGCCCGCCCCGGGGCGCCAGGCAACATCAAGACCCTTGGAGATGCCTATGAGTTTGCAGTGGATGTGAGGGACTTCTCGCCTGAAGACATCATTGTCACCACCTCCAACAACCACATCGAG CTGGCGGCTGACGGCACTGTCATGAACACCTTCGCTCACAAGTGCCAGCTGCCGGAGGACGTGGACCCGACATCAGTGACCTCAGCTCTGCGGGAGGACGGCAGCCTCACCATCCGGGCACGGCGTCACCCGCATACAGAACACGTCCAGCAGACCTTCCGGACAGAGATCAAAATCTGA
- the HSPB7 gene encoding heat shock protein beta-7 isoform X3: protein MSHRTSSTFRAERSFHSSSSSSSSSTSSSASRALPAQDPPMEKALSMFSDDFGSFMRPHSEPLAFPARPGAPGNIKTLGDAYEFAVDVRDFSPEDIIVTTSNNHIEVRAEKLAADGTVMNTFAHKCQLPEDVDPTSVTSALREDGSLTIRARRHPHTEHVQQTFRTEIKI, encoded by the exons ATGAGCCACAGGACCTCTTCCACCTTCCGAGCGGAGAGAAGTTtccattcctcctcctcttcctcgtcCTCTTCCACCTCTTCCTCGGCCTCCCGTGCCCTCCCGGCCCAGGACCCACCCATGGAGAAGGCCCTGAGCATGTTTTCCGATGACTTTGGCAGCTTCATGCGGCCCCACTCGGAGCCCCTGGCCTTCCCAG CCCGCCCCGGGGCGCCAGGCAACATCAAGACCCTTGGAGATGCCTATGAGTTTGCAGTGGATGTGAGGGACTTCTCGCCTGAAGACATCATTGTCACCACCTCCAACAACCACATCGAGGTGCGAGCCGAGAAG CTGGCGGCTGACGGCACTGTCATGAACACCTTCGCTCACAAGTGCCAGCTGCCGGAGGACGTGGACCCGACATCAGTGACCTCAGCTCTGCGGGAGGACGGCAGCCTCACCATCCGGGCACGGCGTCACCCGCATACAGAACACGTCCAGCAGACCTTCCGGACAGAGATCAAAATCTGA
- the HSPB7 gene encoding heat shock protein beta-7 isoform X5, translated as MSHRTSSTFRAERSFHSSSSSSSSSTSSSASRALPAQDPPMEKALSMFSDDFGSFMRPHSEPLAFPARPGAPGNIKTLGDAYEFAVDVRDFSPEDIIVTTSNNHIELAADGTVMNTFAHKCQLPEDVDPTSVTSALREDGSLTIRARRHPHTEHVQQTFRTEIKI; from the exons ATGAGCCACAGGACCTCTTCCACCTTCCGAGCGGAGAGAAGTTtccattcctcctcctcttcctcgtcCTCTTCCACCTCTTCCTCGGCCTCCCGTGCCCTCCCGGCCCAGGACCCACCCATGGAGAAGGCCCTGAGCATGTTTTCCGATGACTTTGGCAGCTTCATGCGGCCCCACTCGGAGCCCCTGGCCTTCCCAG CCCGCCCCGGGGCGCCAGGCAACATCAAGACCCTTGGAGATGCCTATGAGTTTGCAGTGGATGTGAGGGACTTCTCGCCTGAAGACATCATTGTCACCACCTCCAACAACCACATCGAG CTGGCGGCTGACGGCACTGTCATGAACACCTTCGCTCACAAGTGCCAGCTGCCGGAGGACGTGGACCCGACATCAGTGACCTCAGCTCTGCGGGAGGACGGCAGCCTCACCATCCGGGCACGGCGTCACCCGCATACAGAACACGTCCAGCAGACCTTCCGGACAGAGATCAAAATCTGA
- the HSPB7 gene encoding heat shock protein beta-7 isoform X6, protein MSHRTSSTFRAERSFHSSSSSSSSSTSSSASRALPAQDPPMEKALSMFSDDFGSFMRPHSEPLAFPGNIKTLGDAYEFAVDVRDFSPEDIIVTTSNNHIEVRAEKLAADGTVMNTFAHKCQLPEDVDPTSVTSALREDGSLTIRARRHPHTEHVQQTFRTEIKI, encoded by the exons ATGAGCCACAGGACCTCTTCCACCTTCCGAGCGGAGAGAAGTTtccattcctcctcctcttcctcgtcCTCTTCCACCTCTTCCTCGGCCTCCCGTGCCCTCCCGGCCCAGGACCCACCCATGGAGAAGGCCCTGAGCATGTTTTCCGATGACTTTGGCAGCTTCATGCGGCCCCACTCGGAGCCCCTGGCCTTCCCAG GCAACATCAAGACCCTTGGAGATGCCTATGAGTTTGCAGTGGATGTGAGGGACTTCTCGCCTGAAGACATCATTGTCACCACCTCCAACAACCACATCGAGGTGCGAGCCGAGAAG CTGGCGGCTGACGGCACTGTCATGAACACCTTCGCTCACAAGTGCCAGCTGCCGGAGGACGTGGACCCGACATCAGTGACCTCAGCTCTGCGGGAGGACGGCAGCCTCACCATCCGGGCACGGCGTCACCCGCATACAGAACACGTCCAGCAGACCTTCCGGACAGAGATCAAAATCTGA
- the HSPB7 gene encoding heat shock protein beta-7 isoform X7, with the protein MSHRTSSTFRAERSFHSSSSSSSSSTSSSASRALPAQDPPMEKALSMFSDDFGSFMRPHSEPLAFPARPGAPGNIKTLGDAYEFAVDVRDFSPEDIIVTTSNNHIEVRAEKCQLPEDVDPTSVTSALREDGSLTIRARRHPHTEHVQQTFRTEIKI; encoded by the exons ATGAGCCACAGGACCTCTTCCACCTTCCGAGCGGAGAGAAGTTtccattcctcctcctcttcctcgtcCTCTTCCACCTCTTCCTCGGCCTCCCGTGCCCTCCCGGCCCAGGACCCACCCATGGAGAAGGCCCTGAGCATGTTTTCCGATGACTTTGGCAGCTTCATGCGGCCCCACTCGGAGCCCCTGGCCTTCCCAG CCCGCCCCGGGGCGCCAGGCAACATCAAGACCCTTGGAGATGCCTATGAGTTTGCAGTGGATGTGAGGGACTTCTCGCCTGAAGACATCATTGTCACCACCTCCAACAACCACATCGAGGTGCGAGCCGAGAAG TGCCAGCTGCCGGAGGACGTGGACCCGACATCAGTGACCTCAGCTCTGCGGGAGGACGGCAGCCTCACCATCCGGGCACGGCGTCACCCGCATACAGAACACGTCCAGCAGACCTTCCGGACAGAGATCAAAATCTGA
- the HSPB7 gene encoding heat shock protein beta-7 isoform X2, giving the protein MSHRTSSTFRAERSFHSSSSSSSSSTSSSASRALPAQDPPMEKALSMFSDDFGSFMRPHSEPLAFPAHPTARPGAPGNIKTLGDAYEFAVDVRDFSPEDIIVTTSNNHIEVRAEKLAADGTVMNTFAHKCQLPEDVDPTSVTSALREDGSLTIRARRHPHTEHVQQTFRTEIKI; this is encoded by the exons ATGAGCCACAGGACCTCTTCCACCTTCCGAGCGGAGAGAAGTTtccattcctcctcctcttcctcgtcCTCTTCCACCTCTTCCTCGGCCTCCCGTGCCCTCCCGGCCCAGGACCCACCCATGGAGAAGGCCCTGAGCATGTTTTCCGATGACTTTGGCAGCTTCATGCGGCCCCACTCGGAGCCCCTGGCCTTCCCAG CCCACCCCACAGCCCGCCCCGGGGCGCCAGGCAACATCAAGACCCTTGGAGATGCCTATGAGTTTGCAGTGGATGTGAGGGACTTCTCGCCTGAAGACATCATTGTCACCACCTCCAACAACCACATCGAGGTGCGAGCCGAGAAG CTGGCGGCTGACGGCACTGTCATGAACACCTTCGCTCACAAGTGCCAGCTGCCGGAGGACGTGGACCCGACATCAGTGACCTCAGCTCTGCGGGAGGACGGCAGCCTCACCATCCGGGCACGGCGTCACCCGCATACAGAACACGTCCAGCAGACCTTCCGGACAGAGATCAAAATCTGA